In a genomic window of Dendropsophus ebraccatus isolate aDenEbr1 unplaced genomic scaffold, aDenEbr1.pat pat_scaffold_555_ctg1, whole genome shotgun sequence:
- the LOC138777290 gene encoding protein GPR107-like — PSTSPEASATDGKAAINLAKLKLFRHYYVMIVCFIYFTRIIAFLIKLAVPFQWKWMYQLLDELATFVFFVLTGYKFRPASDNPYLQLPQDEDMDDLEMEAVVTTTGSTEGIKKVKKVQNGSSEPRSEWENSA, encoded by the exons CTGCTATCAACTTGGCGAAACTGAAGCTTTTCAGACACTACTACGTGATG ATTGTCTGCTTCATATACTTCACCCGGATCATCGCCTTCCTCATCAAGTTAGCGGTCCCATTCCAATGGAAGTGGATGTACCAG CTCCTGGATGAATTGGCCACCTTCGTCTTCTTCGTATTAACCGGTTACAAGTTCCGTCCAGCATCGGACAACCCGTACCTGCAGCTTCCCCAGGACGAGGACATGGATGATCTGGAAATGGAGGCAGT AGTGACGACCACAGGAAGCACAGAGGGCATCAAGAAAGTGAAAAAAGTCCAGAACGGCTCTTCAGAGCCTCGCTCAGAGTGGGAGAACTCTGCCTGA